From a region of the Oryza sativa Japonica Group chromosome 6, ASM3414082v1 genome:
- the LOC4341332 gene encoding uncharacterized protein produces MLEAVIPAVWSAVHGWFTPAVLFLVLNIVIGTIAVTSKVTASSSTAGGGGEGVGYGAWAGGGGGGGGEQRRFSRVPSMALDRLRSFNLSGRFSAAASAPAAPEAAAVVGGVLDLGARDEATTAAVVKDVGGGREREEEVEDEQERAQAAHVVERSKSEATAAAADLPRLPARLRKSASDQSAFAHFEAEKKAAAAEVEREAVEARRPATTREPPRVWLRVADEDPEPEEFDDEADDDEPEMDDDDADVGAGEVDARADDFINNFRHQLKLQRIDSYLRHRDMLRRGHAAAAAAAVGSDL; encoded by the coding sequence atgcTGGAGGCCGTGATCCCGGCGGTGTGGAGCGCCGTCCACGGGTGGTTCACCCCCGCGGTGCTCTTCCTCGTCCTCAACATCGTCATCGGCACCATCGCGGTTACTTCCAAggtcaccgcctcctcctcgacggcgggcggcggcggcgagggggttGGGTATGGAGCGtgggcgggtggtggtggtggtggtggaggggagcAGAGGAGGTTCTCCCGCGTGCCGTCCATGGCGCTCGACCGGCTCCGGTCGTTTAATCTCTCCGGCCGGTTCTCCGCAGCCGCCTCTGCCCCTGCTGCTCCCGAGGCGGCCGCGGTGGTGGGCGGGGTGCTGGATCTGGGCGCCCGCGatgaggcgacgacggcggcggtggtgaagGATGTGGGGGGCGGGAgagagcgcgaggaggaggtggaggatgaGCAGGAGCGCGCGCAGGCGGCGCATGTGGTGGAGAGGAGCAagtcggaggcgacggcggcggcggcggacctcCCGCGGCTGCCGGCGCGGCTGCGCAAGTCGGCCAGCGACCAGTCGGCGTTCGCGCACTTCGAGGCcgagaagaaggcggcggcggcggaggtggaacgcgaggcggtggaggcgcggCGCCCCGCGACGACGAGGGAGCCGCCGCGCGTGTGGCTCCGCGTGGCCGACGAGGACCCGGAGCCGGAGGAGTTCGACGACGAGGCGGATGATGATGAGCCGgagatggacgacgacgacgccgacgtcggcgccggcgaggtggacgCGCGCGCCGACGACTTCATCAACAACTTCCGCCACCAGCTCAAGCTGCAGCGCATCGACTCCTACCTCCGCCACCGCGACATGCTCCGccgcggccacgccgccgccgccgccgccgcggtgggcAGCGACTTGTGA